A part of Cotesia glomerata isolate CgM1 linkage group LG4, MPM_Cglom_v2.3, whole genome shotgun sequence genomic DNA contains:
- the LOC123263955 gene encoding uncharacterized protein LOC123263955 — MTNNDNRYIEHLYLIHSCDMYAKIESERLRYLRYNQQKLRAEEYIHLRDAINNNADVAEIGNHVILPSSYVGSPRHMQEYIQDALTFVREYGRPCLFITFTCNPKWPEITSLLLPGQNAIHRHDITARVFRQKLKSLISFITKSHVFGPTRCWMYSVEWQKRGLPHAHILVWFIDKIRPEEIDSIISAEIPDPSTDQLLFDIVTTKMIHGPCGTLNSSSSCMADGKCTKNFPKDFTNDTVTNVDGYPIYRRRNPENGGQSFIKNIINTDIDIDNRWVVPYSPLLSKTYNAHMNVEFCSSVKSIKYICKYVHKGSDMAVFRVENTNVNAPPVNKNDEITLYQIGRYISSNEAAWRIFGFPIHERDPAVVQLAIHLENGQRVFFTNETAIDRAINPPKTTLTAFFELCNRADDFGAFARKLLYSQLPRYFTWTQTKTWMPRKQGSPVAACLNLFKSNALGRLFTVNPRHTECFYLRLLLVNVTGPLSFQDIRKMNGQQYPTYKDACLALGLLEDDNQWECMLAEAALNCTAIQIRLLFAIVLTTCFPARAQILWENHKDSMTDDILHQHRIRCHDLTITFSDEMYNEALIAIEDLCIVIANLPLSNFGMNSPNRTASDLMNTEMNRELQYSTVEMEAIVARNIPLMNEEQKTIYDRVMLAVSAGQGGFFFLDAPGGTGKTFVISLILAEIRSNNGIALAVASSGIAATLLDGGRTAHSVFKLPLNIQNNPDAVCNIKKQSSMATVLKRCKIIIWDECTMALKHSLEALNRTLKDIKNSDKLFGGTLLVL, encoded by the coding sequence ATGACCAACAACGACAACAGGTACATCGAGCATTTATATCTGATTCATTCCTGCGACATGTACGCGAAGATTGAGAGCGAACGACTACGATACTTACGATATAATCAACAAAAGCTGCGCGCGGAAGAGTACATTCATTTGCGAGACGCTATCAACAACAACGCCGACGTCGCCGAAATTGGTAACCATGTCATTTTACCATCATCGTACGTAGGCAGTCCACGTCATATGCAAGAATATATACAGGATGCTCTGACTTTCGTGCGCGAATATGGACGAccatgtttatttatcacgttCACATGTAATCCAAAATGGCCAGAGATTACATCTTTGCTACTGCCTGGCCAAAATGCAATACATCGCCATGACATTACAGCACGTGTGTTCAGACAAAAGTTGAAGTCTTTAATAAGTTTCATTACTAAATCACATGTATTTGGTCCCACACGTTGCTGGATGTATTCGGTTGAGTGGCAAAAGCGAGGATTACCTCATGCACACATTTTGGTTTGGTTCATCGACAAAATCCGTCCTGAAGAAATCGATAGTATCATTTCTGCGGAAATTCCAGATCCATCCACTGACCAACTgctgtttgatattgttacaACAAAAATGATTCATGGTCCATGTGGTACTCTTAATAGTTCATCGTCTTGCATGGCTGATGGAAaatgtactaaaaatttccctaAAGATTTTACCAATGATACGGTCACAAATGTCGACGGATACCCAATATATCGTCGAAGAAATCCTGAAAATGGCggacaatcatttattaaaaatatcatcaacacAGACATTGATATTGACAATCGTTGGGTGGTGCCATATTCGCCTCTGCTGAGCAAGACATATAATGCTCATATGAATGTTGAGTTCTGCAGTTCTGTGAAGAGCATCAAATACATTTGCAAGTATGTCCATAAAGGCAGTGATATGGCTGTGTTTAGAGTGGAAAATACTAATGTGAATGCTCCTCCAGTGAATAAAAACGATGAAATAACGCTCTACCAAATTGGTCGGTACATCAGCTCCAATGAAGCTGCTTGGCGTATCTTTGGTTTTCCAATTCATGAACGGGATCCAGCAGTTGTTCAGTTAGCCATCCATCTTGAAAACGGTCAGCGTGTATTTTTCACGAACGAGACAGCGATTGATCGTGCAATAAATCCACCTAAAACTACACTCACtgcattttttgaattgtgtaaTCGTGCGGATGATTTTGGTGCCTTTGCACGAAAATTACTCTATTCACAATTACCACGCTATTTCACATGGACTCAAACAAAAACATGGATGCCCCGCAAGCAAGGCTCACCAGTTGCTGCAtgtctcaatttatttaaatcaaacgcCTTGGGGCGATTATTTACAGTCAATCCAAGACACACGGAGTGCTTTTATCTTCGACTGTTGTTggttaatgttactggcccaTTATCATTTCAAGATATACGTAAAATGAATGGGCAACAATATCCAACGTATAAAGATGCATGCCTTGCACTCGGCTTGCTGGAAGACGACAACCAGTGGGAATGCATGCTTGCTGAAGCTGCATTGAACTGTACAGCAATACAAATTCGTCTACTATTCGCTATAGTGTTGACTACATGTTTCCCAGCCCGAGCACAGATATTATGGGAAAATCACAAAGATTCAATGACTGATGATATATTGCATCAACATCGTATACGGTGCCACGATCTAACCATAACATTCAGCGACGAAATGTACAATGAAGCATTGATTGCTATTGAGGATCTTTGCATTGTCATTGCCAACTTACCACTTAGTAATTTCGGTATGAATTCACCAAATCGAACTGCATCTGATTTAATGAATACTGAAATGAATCGTGAACTGCAGTACAGTACTGTAGAAATGGAAGCGATTGTTGCCCGCAATATCCCACTAATGAATGAGGAACAAAAAACCATTTATGATCGCGTTATGCTCGCAGTTTCAGCTGGACAAGGTGGGTTCTTCTTTTTGGATGCACCGGGTGGAACTGGCAAAACATTCGTTATTTCGCTAATTCTTGCTGAAATACGATCAAATAATGGCATCGCATTGGCCGTTGCATCATCGGGCATTGCAGCAACTTTATTGGATGGAGGTAGAACAGCTCAttcagtatttaagctgcCACTAAATATTCAGAATAACCCTGACGCAGTATGCAACATTAAGAAACAATCGTCCATGGCCACTGTGCTGAAACggtgtaaaattataatttgggATGAATGTACTATGGCACTCAAACATTCACTTGAGGCGTTGAACAggacattgaaagatattaaaaacagtGACAAACTATTTGGCGGAACTCTGTTGGTCCTTTAA